The stretch of DNA AATAAAACTTACAGCATTTGCAGATGATGTATTGGTGAAGTTGACTAATAAATCAGCACAACCATTAGTTGTGTCCATGGTAAAATTAGCAGTTGGGATATTTTCTACATTAATTTGAACGGTATCTGTTCCTGAGCAAAAAGCAGTATTTACTGTAAGTATCATGTCGTAAAACCCTGGCACGGTATACATGTGATTAGGATTTTGTTGGGTGCTGGTTGTTCCATCATCAAAATCCCAGTTCCAAGAAATAATTGGGTCGCCAACTGCCGATGTTGAATTATCGGTAAAAGTTGCTATAGAATTTACACAAACGCTGGTTGGTGTAAATGCAGGGACTGGCGATTGATAAACAGTTAAAGTTCTAGTTCTTGAATGTGAACAACCGTTTAAATTTCCAACAGTTAGTTGAACATTGTAAGTTCCTGGAGAACCATAAAATTGTGATGGGGGATTTTGTAGCGTACTAGTATTGGAATTTCCAAAGTTCCAATTCCAAGAAATGGCATCAGCTGAAGAGGTATTGGTAAAATTAACGGTCATACTATCGCAACCGTTGTTATTATCAAAATTAAAATTAGCAACAGGACTATTTAAAACATGTAAGTTAACTGATGCGGTATCTCTACATCCACCAGTTCCACCAGTAATTCCAGCAACAACTTGTATAACATAATCTCCAGAGTTAGTAAAGGAATGATTTACATTCCCGCCCGCAGAAGGTATCCAGCCAGAACCATCCCCATAGTTCCAAAAATAAGTATTTGCACCTCCTCCTGATAAATTGTTAAATGTTACAGATTGTCCTTCGCAAATAGTATCAATTGAAGAAGTAAGGGCAGCAAAAGGAGGAGCAACAATTTGTACGGTAATGTAAGCAGTATCTAATCCACAAAAGCTACTGTCTACCATCATTACATTGTAAGTTCCTATACCTGGATAAGCCATCGTATAGGGCAGGGCAGGAGGCCAAGGAACCCAACCTCTAATAGAATCATAACCATTACCCCAATAATCTCCAAAATTCCACCATTCGTATCGTTGAGCAATGTTTCCTTGAGCTAAACAATTTCTATTTGTAATGTTATTAAATGTTACTTGCGTATCGGGATAACAAAGTAATACTGCCGAAGCATTAATAGCTGCATCATCAATATCCCAAATTCGAATAGGGTTAAAAGAAGCCAAACTTGGGCCACCTTGCAAGGTGTTACAATAGTTTTCGGCAGTTAATGTTACTTGAGTTACACAGTTTACAGTTCCTTGTAAATACATGTGCGAAATGGTTTGCCCTGCGTTGGTGTAATCTGTAACTAAAGGAGGACTACCATCTCCAAAATCCCATGTAAATACTGTAGTTTCTGATGTGTTCGTACTACTATTGATAAAATCTAATGGCGAAGGAGCACAAGTTTGTGTTAAGCCACCAATCGGAATTTGTATGGAGGCACTTGTTGCTTGTTCCATAACAAAAACTCCATTTATCACACATCCTGTATTTGTTTCTGTAAAAACAACATTAAACGTATCGACAGTAAGCGTATATAAATGTGAAATATTGTTGCCAGGAACTAAAGAAGCCCCACTACTTATAGGGCTTCCATCACCCCAATCAACAGTCCATGCTCCAATGTTGTCGGGAGAATTAATGTTTAATGTATAATTAGCTCCGCTACAACTGTACCAATACGGGGCATTATTAGGAGTTCCAAAAAAATCGTGTAGTTGAGGGCATTGAGCAAAAAGTGAATTTGTACCTATAAGAAGGATAAAAATCGTGATATATTTTGCCAAAAATTTTGTCATGTTTAATTAGTACGTAAATATGCAAAAAAAGGTACAGATATTAAAGGATTTAACCATTAAATGTGATGAACAAAAAATAAATGGTAAAACCAATAAAATAAGTTATACCAAGCCAACTTAATATTTTTAGAAACCTATTTGGTTGGTATTGTTTAGGAACATTTTTACTTGTAATTACTAGATAATTCATGATAGCTAAAATGGGAGAAGTAACGAAGGCAATAATGGTTGCGAAATCAATTAGTGTTCTCATGTTAGTCATAAAGAAAGCTACAATAAGTGTTACACCAGTAGCTAAAACGAATAACCATATCCAATAATGCTTGTTTTCATTAGTTTTTGGATGGAGTAGTTTTAATGTTGATGAAATTACTCTTGGCTGAGCATCTAAACAAGTCAATGTGGTGCTAAGCATGGTCGTAAAAGCGGCTACTGCAATAATAAAATAGCTCCATTTTCCAATATTATTAGTATAAATACCAATAAGTTGGTTTGCAAATTTGGCACCACTCGATTCTAATTGGATTCCAGAACCATAAATAGTTACAGAACCTAAGATTAGAAAAAACAGCGCTAAAACTAAAGTACCCCAGTATCCTATGTTAAAGTCCAATAAAGTTGATTTGAGATTTATTTCTGGAGATTCTTTCTTTTTTTCTAAAGTCCATAACGAGTGCCAAACGGATAAATCTAAAGGTGCAGGCATCCAACCCATTAATGCAATTAAAAACAAAATGTGCGATTTATCAGAAAATACAAAACTCGTCATGTGTTCTTCGTATTTTACATTATTGCCTGTAAAAGAAGCAATCAAAGCAACAATTGTTGAGGTAGTTAGTACCAATATAATCACTTTCATGCTAATATCAAG from Flavobacteriales bacterium encodes:
- a CDS encoding PKD domain-containing protein, with product MTKFLAKYITIFILLIGTNSLFAQCPQLHDFFGTPNNAPYWYSCSGANYTLNINSPDNIGAWTVDWGDGSPISSGASLVPGNNISHLYTLTVDTFNVVFTETNTGCVINGVFVMEQATSASIQIPIGGLTQTCAPSPLDFINSSTNTSETTVFTWDFGDGSPPLVTDYTNAGQTISHMYLQGTVNCVTQVTLTAENYCNTLQGGPSLASFNPIRIWDIDDAAINASAVLLCYPDTQVTFNNITNRNCLAQGNIAQRYEWWNFGDYWGNGYDSIRGWVPWPPALPYTMAYPGIGTYNVMMVDSSFCGLDTAYITVQIVAPPFAALTSSIDTICEGQSVTFNNLSGGGANTYFWNYGDGSGWIPSAGGNVNHSFTNSGDYVIQVVAGITGGTGGCRDTASVNLHVLNSPVANFNFDNNNGCDSMTVNFTNTSSADAISWNWNFGNSNTSTLQNPPSQFYGSPGTYNVQLTVGNLNGCSHSRTRTLTVYQSPVPAFTPTSVCVNSIATFTDNSTSAVGDPIISWNWDFDDGTTSTQQNPNHMYTVPGFYDMILTVNTAFCSGTDTVQINVENIPTANFTMDTTNGCADLLVNFTNTSSANAVSFIWDFGDGSPIDTNMNPSHVFINPYGVDTTYTVLLIAQTAFGCTDDIIHTVTVFPNPNASFTDNAVLDCAPLVVNFTNTSTGSTTQTWNFGDGTPNSNALSPSHIYQNTTQFINNHLVELIVLSTNGCSDTARKNITVYPEPQFGFSINPDSGCSPLVVTFPSVIGAVIYNWDFGDGTTGVGPTPNHTFVNNLTNNLIYTVTLTATSPFGCKDTTYGDVLVFPNPSAQYTVNDTNGCHPFPITFTNNSVGGTYYHWNLGDGTTFDTLSSNFNHTYTNISGMLQNVTTNLIAETDRGCKDTASQLITIYPDVTAIMQADTFGCSPFTTTFTSLSVGAVNYYWDFGDGSPVSNSPNPTHQFVNTGVIDQYFNVRLIIESVYGCFDTTFKQILVYPPTTALFNTNTTVGCQPLPITINNNSSNGTLYHWNFGNGTTFDNSSF
- a CDS encoding Nramp family divalent metal transporter, with translation MMQKWYKILGPGLLYAGAAIGVSHLVQSTRAGAEFGYGLVWAVFVANILKYPFFEFGPRYAAVTGKSLLEGYQSLGKWSVYLFLALTFCSMFIIQSAVTVVTAGIASEITGVSVPVWLFSAILLAICSIILMIGKFKLLDISMKVIILVLTTSTIVALIASFTGNNVKYEEHMTSFVFSDKSHILFLIALMGWMPAPLDLSVWHSLWTLEKKKESPEINLKSTLLDFNIGYWGTLVLALFFLILGSVTIYGSGIQLESSGAKFANQLIGIYTNNIGKWSYFIIAVAAFTTMLSTTLTCLDAQPRVISSTLKLLHPKTNENKHYWIWLFVLATGVTLIVAFFMTNMRTLIDFATIIAFVTSPILAIMNYLVITSKNVPKQYQPNRFLKILSWLGITYFIGFTIYFLFITFNG